Proteins from a single region of Sporosarcina sp. FSL K6-1508:
- a CDS encoding tyrosine-type recombinase/integrase, which translates to MKINQQRTNVELGFHERLQQELSTYTEKIIHKDGSLTKNVVKNPYFLVNNTWNVSFIGTIPNFSEQFATYAYMNKNIQFESVSSSINLELKYVWYNRLFRDDWTLISAFVRRARNLRKLTKFLNEKHPDISSLLSLDINNVEREWLFWLSENGIKIHSIQQSLFYGEYTHKTAIANFLYLMHSYLIHLTDTREEWEKDRWDVRNLNQKYGVEYSKSSTKYIIDFEKIEHQFIREHVKKYIRQRLLSKNNFSWSSAQNYMKHIEQFITFILSLETTWNDLTQLKRSHVEKYIQWLHEYAKHKLKQKNANPEAYISMSLVFIQKFLDDIQRYQYEIAPKKPVKLLIFPEDKPKQKKKSIDQINYIPDYVLEKLFTHINALHSDVQPVVWVVFKTGLRISDVLQLTHDCLVQLNGKYYIETDIKKTYVVGHRVPIDDELANILAVLIEKSIQNSNDDNNPEKYIFVRYYGSRKGKPYSQNWIQLQLNLLARNKEIKDENGNVFHFKTHQFRHTYAVKLLNSGADILTVQELLAHASPEMTMRYAKLLDNTKRKAFEAAIKQGVFSFDLNGEVQEIRPNEDIPSDILETLWQDQKLNAIDNPYGTCHARINGNCPYAAEPPCLTCNGGSPCKDLGIGFSELDLQKYELLIKTTTKTIETLEQRGRNDIAEKNIRNLERYEKILNTIKEGNIIFGRLERIKRKQGGSNS; encoded by the coding sequence ATGAAAATTAATCAACAACGTACCAATGTCGAATTAGGCTTTCATGAACGATTACAGCAAGAATTATCGACCTATACTGAAAAAATCATTCACAAAGATGGGTCGCTTACGAAAAATGTTGTGAAAAACCCATACTTCTTAGTAAATAATACATGGAATGTCAGTTTTATTGGAACAATCCCAAACTTTAGCGAACAATTTGCAACTTATGCATATATGAATAAAAACATTCAATTTGAAAGTGTAAGCTCTTCTATAAACTTGGAACTTAAATATGTTTGGTACAACAGGTTATTTCGAGACGATTGGACTTTGATAAGTGCTTTTGTTAGACGAGCCCGCAATCTTAGAAAATTAACAAAGTTTCTTAATGAAAAGCATCCTGATATAAGTTCCTTGCTTTCTTTAGATATAAATAATGTAGAACGAGAATGGCTATTTTGGTTGTCTGAAAATGGGATAAAAATACATAGCATTCAACAAAGTCTTTTTTATGGTGAATACACACATAAAACAGCAATTGCAAACTTTTTATACTTGATGCATTCATACTTAATTCATTTAACAGATACTCGTGAGGAGTGGGAAAAAGATCGTTGGGATGTAAGAAACTTAAATCAAAAATATGGGGTAGAGTACAGCAAGAGTTCAACCAAGTACATTATAGATTTCGAAAAAATTGAGCACCAGTTTATTCGAGAACATGTAAAAAAGTATATAAGACAACGGTTACTCAGCAAAAATAATTTTTCTTGGAGCTCAGCACAAAACTATATGAAACACATAGAACAATTTATTACATTTATTTTATCATTAGAGACCACATGGAATGATTTGACACAATTAAAACGGTCACATGTGGAGAAATATATCCAATGGTTACACGAATACGCAAAACACAAATTAAAACAAAAAAATGCAAACCCCGAAGCATATATTTCCATGAGTTTGGTCTTTATACAAAAATTCTTAGATGATATTCAAAGATATCAGTATGAAATCGCTCCTAAAAAGCCTGTGAAATTATTAATATTCCCAGAGGACAAACCAAAGCAAAAAAAGAAATCTATTGACCAGATTAACTATATTCCGGATTATGTGTTAGAAAAACTATTCACCCATATTAATGCACTCCATAGTGATGTTCAACCTGTAGTATGGGTAGTATTTAAGACTGGATTACGAATTTCAGATGTATTGCAACTAACCCATGATTGTTTAGTTCAATTGAATGGTAAATATTATATTGAGACGGATATCAAAAAAACGTATGTAGTAGGACATCGTGTCCCAATCGATGATGAATTAGCCAATATTTTGGCGGTGTTAATAGAAAAATCTATTCAAAATAGCAACGACGACAATAATCCTGAAAAATATATTTTTGTTCGTTATTATGGTTCTCGAAAAGGAAAACCTTATAGCCAAAATTGGATTCAGCTACAATTGAATTTATTGGCAAGAAACAAAGAAATTAAAGATGAGAACGGTAATGTATTTCACTTCAAAACGCATCAATTTCGCCACACCTACGCGGTTAAATTGTTAAACAGTGGTGCAGATATTTTAACGGTTCAAGAGTTATTAGCACATGCTTCTCCTGAAATGACAATGAGATACGCTAAATTACTTGATAATACAAAACGTAAAGCCTTTGAAGCTGCCATCAAGCAAGGAGTATTCAGCTTTGATCTAAATGGTGAGGTTCAAGAAATAAGACCTAATGAAGATATTCCATCGGATATTTTAGAAACATTGTGGCAAGATCAAAAATTAAATGCGATAGACAATCCATATGGAACCTGCCATGCACGAATCAATGGAAATTGTCCTTATGCAGCGGAACCACCATGTTTAACGTGTAACGGTGGAAGTCCCTGTAAGGACTTAGGTATCGGTTTTTCTGAGTTGGATTTACAAAAGTATGAACTATTAATCAAGACAACAACAAAAACGATAGAAACCTTAGAACAACGTGGAAGAAATGACATTGCCGAAAAGAATATAAGGAATTTAGAACGGTATGAAAAAATTTTAAATACAATTAAAGAAGGCAACATCATTTTTGGACGATTAGAACGAATCAAGAGAAAGCAAGGTGGTTCCAATAGTTAA
- the istB gene encoding IS21-like element helper ATPase IstB produces the protein MKNSYQQLIQNLEYLKLKQMTQHLGEVVDFSIKNELSFIDTLVKLTNYEIDVKEQNMIHSMVKVGAFPHRKEITEFDFEFQPSINKQQISDFISLRFLEAQENIVFLGPSGVGKTHLATSIGIAAAKKRTSTYFIKCHDLIQNLKRAKIENRLEVRLKHYTKYRLLIIDEIGYLPIEAEDAKMFFQLIDMRYEKKSTILTTNINFKAWDEVFQDTKLANAILDRVLHHATVVSIVGQSYRIKDHLKKEDE, from the coding sequence ATGAAGAATAGTTATCAGCAATTAATCCAAAACTTAGAGTACTTAAAACTGAAACAAATGACGCAACATTTAGGAGAAGTCGTGGACTTCAGCATTAAAAACGAATTGTCATTTATAGATACTTTAGTCAAACTTACAAATTATGAGATTGATGTGAAAGAACAAAATATGATTCACTCAATGGTTAAAGTGGGTGCCTTCCCACACCGAAAAGAAATCACTGAATTTGATTTTGAATTTCAGCCAAGTATAAATAAGCAGCAAATTTCAGATTTTATTTCATTACGCTTCCTTGAGGCGCAAGAGAACATTGTATTTTTAGGCCCCAGCGGGGTCGGCAAAACTCATTTGGCGACATCGATAGGTATAGCGGCCGCAAAGAAACGTACCAGCACTTACTTTATAAAGTGCCACGACTTAATCCAGAACTTGAAGCGTGCAAAGATAGAGAATCGCTTAGAAGTCCGTTTAAAGCATTATACGAAGTATAGACTATTGATTATTGATGAGATTGGTTACTTACCAATTGAAGCAGAGGATGCGAAGATGTTCTTCCAGCTCATTGATATGCGTTATGAAAAAAAAAGTACGATTTTAACGACGAATATTAACTTCAAAGCATGGGATGAAGTTTTCCAGGATACCAAATTAGCGAACGCCATATTGGATCGTGTTCTGCATCACGCAACAGTTGTAAGTATCGTTGGACAATCCTACAGAATAAAGGATCACCTCAAAAAAGAAGATGAGTGA
- a CDS encoding DUF6262 family protein, with protein sequence MVNYDRRGHLKAIHAHRRANTHQKVDEAIKRLIRANERINFNSVSSEAGVSKATLYNNKDFRSRIETLRNQQSQVPTMKQVKREMNENNKDALIDSLKRKNKKLGEENKQLREQLKVAYAEVYKKL encoded by the coding sequence ATAGTTAACTATGACCGTAGAGGACATTTAAAAGCTATTCACGCTCATCGGAGAGCAAACACCCATCAGAAAGTAGATGAAGCCATTAAAAGGCTCATACGAGCCAATGAAAGAATAAATTTTAACAGCGTATCCAGTGAAGCTGGTGTATCAAAAGCAACGCTCTATAATAACAAGGATTTTCGCTCAAGAATTGAAACATTACGAAACCAACAATCACAAGTGCCTACAATGAAACAAGTAAAGCGAGAAATGAATGAAAACAATAAAGATGCCCTTATCGATTCCCTAAAAAGGAAGAACAAAAAATTGGGGGAAGAAAACAAACAATTAAGAGAGCAACTGAAGGTAGCTTACGCAGAAGTTTATAAAAAGTTGTAG
- a CDS encoding tyrosine-type recombinase/integrase encodes MFRLTFIDQEGFPVIPVMKYLKFLDITGKSSNTQKTYCYSLKQYFMYLQEKKKDYRQIILEDLVEFVAWLRNPCEYINVAPLKPVKAKKTEKTINLVITVITNFYDYLYRNEEIQNDMVDKLMKQISTGGKTRYKDFLYHVNKNKPSNRNVLKIKEPRKKLKVLTKEEVQRLVEATTNIRDQLLIQLLFETGLRIGEALSLFIEDFIFHHKNGHRIRLVDRGELENGAKLKTGEREIFVSQGLMDLLDDFLYVVVDELDLDTNFVFIKLRGENVGQPMTYSDVESLFKRLRKKTGLNVHPHLLRHTHATMYYQQTKNIKQVQERLGHSQIQTTMNLYLHPSDEEIRENWEKAEHAFHLKNISGVDQENEN; translated from the coding sequence ATGTTTAGATTGACATTTATAGACCAGGAGGGGTTTCCTGTAATTCCTGTCATGAAATATCTAAAATTTTTAGATATAACAGGAAAAAGCAGTAATACACAAAAGACTTATTGTTACTCTTTAAAACAATATTTTATGTATTTACAGGAGAAGAAGAAAGATTACAGACAGATTATCTTAGAGGATTTAGTGGAGTTTGTGGCATGGTTAAGAAATCCGTGTGAATACATAAACGTCGCCCCCCTCAAACCAGTTAAAGCGAAGAAAACAGAAAAAACAATTAATCTAGTAATTACAGTCATCACTAATTTTTATGACTATTTGTATCGAAATGAAGAGATTCAAAACGATATGGTTGATAAGTTAATGAAGCAAATATCTACAGGCGGAAAAACAAGGTATAAGGATTTTCTTTATCATGTAAATAAAAATAAGCCTTCCAATCGTAATGTTCTAAAAATAAAAGAACCAAGGAAAAAACTAAAAGTATTAACGAAAGAAGAAGTGCAACGATTGGTGGAAGCTACAACCAATATCCGAGATCAACTTTTAATCCAATTGCTTTTTGAAACAGGACTACGAATCGGCGAAGCACTCTCTCTTTTCATTGAAGACTTTATTTTTCACCACAAGAACGGGCACCGTATTCGTTTAGTTGATCGAGGGGAACTTGAAAATGGCGCTAAACTAAAAACAGGAGAACGAGAAATTTTTGTTTCCCAAGGCTTAATGGATTTATTAGATGATTTCTTGTATGTCGTAGTCGATGAATTGGACTTAGATACAAATTTTGTATTTATCAAATTACGTGGTGAAAATGTAGGGCAGCCAATGACATATAGCGATGTAGAATCCTTATTTAAGCGATTAAGAAAGAAAACTGGGTTGAATGTACACCCCCACCTTTTACGACATACTCATGCCACCATGTATTACCAACAAACAAAAAACATTAAACAAGTACAAGAACGATTAGGGCATTCTCAAATTCAAACTACAATGAACTTATACCTCCATCCTTCAGATGAAGAAATTCGAGAGAATTGGGAAAAGGCTGAACATGCATTTCATTTGAAAAATATATCTGGAGTGGATCAAGAGAATGAAAATTAA